The window GTAAACGATTTTGATCGTATAGTTCATATAAGGGAGCAGTGTAATCGGCTTCTTGGGGATTGCGTTCAGGTGTAAGGAAATCAAAGGCGGCCAAATTGACATAATCAACCAAACTAGAGACGGCAGGGACGTCAAAGTAccctaaaatatgtatattattgcgATTTATAatctagtaatttttttttttaatattaatataacttACAAGTCGAGTTTACATTAGGAAGCACTGTTAGGGTCAACATTAAACCATCAGGTTTCAAGGCATTTCTCAAATCACGCACCAAAGTAGTAAACTGCTCCTTGTGCATATCAGCATTGGGGTCCACAATAAAGTCTCCCGTAAAGACTTTCTTAAACTTTTTCCAGATAGAACCAATATCGGAATGAACTTTGCGTGGTTTATTTTTAGGAAACTGGAAAGCTAAATCGATACCATCAAAACCATAAGAGCGTACCATCGAATAGGCGGTATTAATAAAGGCGGTCTGTTTGACACGTTCACCCTCTAATAgttcaatatatttattaggATGATCTGGATCTATGTCTTTATCGCCACCAATACTGAGTAATATCTTCAAATGAGGATATTTCCTTTTTAACGCAGTTATTTCGGAAAACTGATGTCTGTGTACATCTAAATCTTCatgtaaactatagacttgatatATATCAGGTTTGACACCCAGAAAACCATAAACCAAGTGCGAACAGAATTGTAGAGCAAGTTCTAAATCGGGATTTAACAGTTTGCCCAAACCTGTATTGAAGAGAAGAGAATAACAGAGGAGATGAAGTAATAAAtaccattattttattataacattttaattaacacttttaaCTATGATAAATTGAGGttgaaaaaacatataaataaaacacaagccGGTGTGACATCACAGAGTAAATAACTGTGTGGCTAACGTAGCGTTTATCACGTTATGCATTGATGTtagataaagaaatttaatcagCATGCTATTAATATCTTGTTAAACGTGGACCTATTGCGACGTAATGTTTTAGTATATTTTAGAAATGGGTGCAAATTGGACAAATacttttcttttagaaatatttaccCATATGCAAAGCCAAGTCAAAATTTAGAAGTACATTTCGTTTAACTGCAAATATAAATTGTGAAGTATAATCTTGAGTTGCAACTGAAGCGAACAAATTTATAACATGACGTTTTATTCATTTAGGGAAAGTTATTTCACATTGAGGTTCTTGCCATTTATTGATCAATTCTTTGTAATTTCCGTAAGAAAAAGATACTGTAAAAAGGAT of the Lucilia cuprina isolate Lc7/37 chromosome 2, ASM2204524v1, whole genome shotgun sequence genome contains:
- the LOC111678893 gene encoding chitinase-like protein Idgf2, encoding MKLLILLSLVAGIYGATNGTANLMCYYDSGSFIREGLGKLLNPDLELALQFCSHLVYGFLGVKPDIYQVYSLHEDLDVHRHQFSEITALKRKYPHLKILLSIGGDKDIDPDHPNKYIELLEGERVKQTAFINTAYSMVRSYGFDGIDLAFQFPKNKPRKVHSDIGSIWKKFKKVFTGDFIVDPNADMHKEQFTTLVRDLRNALKPDGLMLTLTVLPNVNSTWYFDVPAVSSLVDYVNLAAFDFLTPERNPQEADYTAPLYELYDQNRLPHYNADFQVSYWLQNQCPAHKIILGMTTYGRAWKLTSDSGSTGVPVVPKTEGPAEAGMQSQTPGLLSWPEICAKLPNPANAFLKGADAPLRRVSDPTKRYGTYAYRPADDNGENGIWISYEDPDSASNKASYVRSKGLGGLSLFDLSYDDFRGLCTGDKYPLLRAAKYRL